One window from the genome of Jeotgalibaca sp. MA1X17-3 encodes:
- a CDS encoding MATE family efflux transporter — protein sequence MDKFKKPQENKMGTMPINRLLISMSVPMMISMLVQALYNIVDSIFVAQIDEKALTGVSLAFPVQSLMIAIAVGSGVGINALVSRRLGEKRFEEANQTAENGIFLNMLHYLLFAGLAILFMKQFFLSQTNDPEIIRHGQEYLYVISFFGLGKFLQITFERLLQSTGLSFYSMISQGAGAVINIIMDPILIFGLLGLPAMGTKGAAIATVIGQSIAASLGLYFNLKYNKELQFSLKKFQPRLQILKDIYAIGIPSILMMSLASFLNLAMNNILIAFTPTATAVFGIYFRLQSFVFMPIFGMNNGMVPIIGYNYGARKADRIKEVLRLGVKYALSIMFIGTILFQLFPEQLLSMFNASPEMLKIGIPAMRIISTHFIMAGFTIVMSSSFQAFGLGKYSLIISLIRQVIVLLPVAYFMAQTGDLNLVWWAYPISEAVSVIVCLFFLRVVTKNIINRLDDSDGHQGEKRKMKESNQQVIKAEK from the coding sequence ATGGATAAATTTAAAAAACCACAAGAAAACAAAATGGGAACGATGCCGATTAATCGTCTTTTAATCAGTATGTCTGTTCCAATGATGATTTCGATGCTGGTACAAGCATTATATAATATTGTAGACAGTATTTTCGTTGCTCAAATCGACGAGAAGGCTCTGACAGGTGTTTCGCTAGCCTTTCCGGTGCAAAGCTTGATGATCGCGATTGCGGTCGGTTCAGGGGTAGGAATTAACGCTTTAGTGTCTCGACGTTTGGGAGAAAAACGTTTTGAAGAGGCAAATCAAACCGCGGAAAATGGAATTTTTCTAAATATGCTTCACTATCTTTTATTTGCAGGATTAGCTATTCTTTTTATGAAGCAGTTTTTTCTTTCTCAAACGAATGATCCCGAAATCATTCGCCATGGACAAGAATATTTGTATGTCATTTCTTTTTTTGGTTTAGGTAAGTTCTTACAAATTACTTTTGAACGTCTGCTCCAATCGACTGGATTATCATTTTATTCAATGATTTCTCAAGGTGCCGGTGCAGTTATTAATATTATTATGGACCCTATTCTAATTTTTGGATTACTTGGTTTACCCGCAATGGGGACAAAAGGAGCAGCAATTGCTACCGTAATTGGCCAAAGTATCGCGGCTAGTTTAGGACTGTACTTCAATTTAAAATATAACAAAGAATTACAATTTTCATTAAAAAAATTCCAGCCACGACTTCAAATTTTGAAAGACATCTATGCGATTGGAATTCCTTCCATTCTAATGATGTCACTTGCTTCATTCTTGAATTTAGCAATGAATAATATTTTGATTGCATTCACTCCAACTGCAACAGCAGTCTTTGGAATTTATTTCCGTCTGCAGAGTTTCGTATTCATGCCAATTTTTGGAATGAATAATGGAATGGTTCCTATCATCGGTTATAATTATGGAGCGAGAAAAGCAGATCGAATTAAAGAAGTACTGCGACTAGGAGTGAAGTATGCTTTAAGTATCATGTTTATTGGAACGATTCTTTTCCAGTTATTCCCAGAACAGTTATTGAGTATGTTTAACGCTTCTCCAGAAATGCTGAAAATTGGAATTCCTGCCATGCGAATCATCAGTACACATTTTATTATGGCAGGGTTTACGATTGTGATGAGTTCAAGTTTCCAAGCGTTTGGATTAGGGAAGTATAGTCTAATTATTTCTCTTATCCGACAAGTGATTGTTCTATTGCCTGTTGCATATTTTATGGCTCAAACCGGAGATTTGAATCTGGTCTGGTGGGCCTATCCGATTTCCGAAGCAGTTTCAGTAATCGTCTGTCTCTTCTTCTTACGTGTGGTTACTAAAAATATAATTAATCGATTGGATGACAGTGATGGTCATCAGGGAGAAAAAAGAAAAATGAAAGAATCAAACCAACAAGTGATTAAAGCTGAAAAATAG
- a CDS encoding GyrI-like domain-containing protein, giving the protein MPRISDFQVIERGPQATLTIYSDVELKQIHSEIFESHKKVAAYIQQLDMKPSGPFFVIYHEFSKKSVKMEAGFPVRMERTGKEDIQPSHLTSGLFLTALHLGPHQEIPKIYTEMNQWLEQNHFKTTGVSEEIYYNQENSRVKENQLVSMVLIPIEKLET; this is encoded by the coding sequence ATGCCGAGAATTAGTGATTTCCAAGTGATTGAAAGAGGACCACAAGCTACTCTAACGATCTATTCCGATGTTGAACTCAAACAGATCCATTCAGAAATATTTGAATCTCATAAAAAAGTCGCAGCTTATATCCAACAACTCGATATGAAACCATCAGGCCCTTTCTTTGTAATCTATCACGAATTTTCAAAAAAGAGTGTAAAAATGGAAGCTGGATTTCCTGTAAGGATGGAAAGAACTGGTAAAGAAGATATTCAACCGAGCCACCTAACAAGTGGTTTATTTCTTACAGCACTTCACTTGGGGCCTCATCAGGAGATTCCAAAAATATATACAGAAATGAATCAATGGTTGGAGCAAAATCATTTTAAGACAACAGGTGTTTCTGAAGAAATTTACTATAATCAAGAAAATAGTCGTGTGAAAGAAAACCAGTTAGTCTCCATGGTATTGATTCCGATTGAAAAATTAGAAACTTAA
- a CDS encoding CAP domain-containing protein, translating into MKKILKNFIKLMVLFLVGYFVIQSGWIETVLLPRMSKDITLFTEKVKEGSLSLQTNLPSQSENEIHSSPEKIPTSTMIPNEDYRPLPESIEEDLIRARILQLTNDLRIEQSLEPLSSNEQLEQAAHIRAEETERSFSHTRPDGRDFYTTLNENGLNYTYTIAGENLAMATHHLEDEKMAEFLFNGWVESPGHYENLIKLEYREIGIGVYFDGEILYITQIFGTPY; encoded by the coding sequence TTGAAAAAAATCCTGAAAAACTTTATAAAATTAATGGTTCTCTTTCTAGTTGGGTACTTCGTTATTCAATCTGGTTGGATAGAAACCGTACTCCTTCCTCGTATGAGCAAAGACATCACCTTATTCACTGAAAAAGTAAAGGAAGGTTCTCTTTCTCTACAAACAAATCTACCCAGTCAATCAGAAAATGAAATTCATTCTTCTCCAGAAAAGATTCCCACTTCTACCATGATCCCTAATGAAGATTATCGTCCCTTACCAGAATCCATTGAGGAAGATTTAATTCGTGCCCGTATTCTACAACTAACAAATGATTTACGAATAGAACAATCCCTAGAACCTCTTTCTTCAAATGAGCAGTTAGAGCAAGCTGCTCATATACGCGCAGAAGAAACAGAACGTAGCTTTTCTCATACTCGCCCTGATGGTAGAGATTTCTATACTACCTTAAATGAGAACGGTCTAAATTATACCTATACCATTGCCGGAGAAAACTTAGCGATGGCTACCCATCACTTGGAAGATGAAAAAATGGCAGAATTTCTTTTTAATGGCTGGGTAGAAAGCCCTGGCCATTATGAAAACTTAATCAAGCTAGAGTACCGAGAAATTGGAATAGGTGTTTATTTTGATGGAGAAATTTTATACATCACTCAAATATTCGGAACCCCCTACTAA
- the argS gene encoding arginine--tRNA ligase has protein sequence MDYKKIVATEIHRHTGEHLSVEQITNLLENPKHSGYGDVAFPAFSLSKVFRKAPQAIASELAEKIENDYIEKVEPVGPYLNIFLNKEAVSRDVLHEIASQKDTFGDLAIGNNQNIPIDMSSPNIAKPISMGHLRSTVIGNALANIVEKVGFHPVKINHLGDWGTQFGKLIVGYKKWGSEVEVRKNPIAELLKLYVRFHEEAESNLDLEDEARAWFKKLEDGDQEAQNLWEWFRNESLKEFMKIYEMLDITFDSFNGEAFYNDKMGEVVELLEAKNLLTSDQGATIVDLEEYGLNPALIKKKDGATLYITRDLAAAIYRQRTYNFAQSLYVVGNEQSNHFKQLKAVLKELGLEWAENMHHIPFGLITQGGKKLSTRKGKIILLEEVLNEATELAIEQINEKNPTLENKEEVAKQVGIGAVVFHDLKNDRLNNFDFVLKEVVQFEGETGPYVQYTNARALSILRKASKELDLDAELSLSDDYAWDTIKLINSFPDVILHAYEKFEPSVIAKYSLQLSQSFNKYYGNSRILQDDEELNARLVLVKATTIILQESLRLLGVKAPEKM, from the coding sequence ATGGATTATAAAAAAATAGTTGCAACAGAGATTCATCGTCATACAGGAGAGCATTTGTCAGTAGAACAAATTACAAACTTATTGGAAAATCCAAAACACTCTGGATATGGAGACGTTGCTTTTCCTGCTTTTTCTTTATCAAAAGTTTTCCGTAAAGCACCTCAAGCAATCGCTTCAGAATTAGCAGAAAAAATTGAAAATGACTATATCGAAAAAGTAGAGCCAGTAGGTCCCTACTTAAATATCTTTTTAAATAAAGAAGCGGTCAGTAGAGATGTCCTTCATGAAATTGCATCACAAAAAGATACTTTTGGTGATTTGGCGATAGGGAACAACCAAAATATTCCGATTGATATGTCTTCACCAAATATTGCTAAACCTATTTCAATGGGTCATTTGCGTTCCACTGTCATCGGAAACGCGCTAGCAAATATTGTTGAAAAAGTAGGTTTCCACCCTGTTAAAATCAATCATTTGGGAGACTGGGGTACTCAATTCGGAAAGCTTATTGTTGGGTATAAAAAATGGGGTAGTGAAGTTGAAGTTCGAAAAAATCCGATTGCAGAGCTTTTAAAACTTTATGTACGATTCCATGAAGAAGCAGAAAGCAATTTGGATTTAGAAGATGAAGCTCGCGCCTGGTTTAAAAAATTAGAGGATGGCGACCAAGAAGCTCAAAATTTATGGGAATGGTTCCGAAATGAATCCTTAAAAGAATTTATGAAAATTTATGAGATGCTAGATATTACCTTTGATTCCTTTAATGGAGAAGCCTTCTATAACGACAAAATGGGTGAAGTAGTAGAACTCTTAGAAGCGAAAAATCTTTTAACATCAGATCAAGGGGCAACCATTGTTGATTTAGAAGAATATGGCTTGAATCCAGCTTTGATTAAGAAAAAAGATGGTGCTACTCTTTATATTACAAGAGACTTGGCCGCAGCTATTTATCGTCAACGTACGTATAACTTTGCACAGTCCTTATATGTTGTTGGGAATGAACAATCTAACCATTTCAAACAATTAAAAGCAGTATTGAAAGAATTAGGGTTAGAGTGGGCAGAAAATATGCACCACATTCCTTTTGGTCTCATTACCCAAGGAGGTAAAAAATTATCCACTCGTAAAGGGAAAATTATTTTGCTAGAAGAAGTGTTGAATGAAGCAACCGAACTAGCTATAGAACAAATTAATGAGAAAAATCCAACCTTAGAAAATAAAGAAGAAGTTGCCAAACAAGTTGGAATCGGAGCGGTTGTGTTCCATGACTTGAAAAATGATCGCCTAAATAATTTTGACTTTGTTTTAAAAGAAGTCGTTCAATTTGAAGGAGAAACGGGTCCTTATGTTCAGTATACGAATGCACGAGCATTAAGCATCTTGCGTAAGGCTTCAAAAGAGTTGGATTTGGATGCAGAACTAAGTTTGAGTGATGATTATGCATGGGATACAATCAAGTTGATTAATAGTTTCCCGGATGTAATTTTACATGCTTATGAAAAATTTGAACCGTCTGTAATTGCAAAATATTCTTTACAATTATCTCAATCTTTCAATAAATATTATGGAAATTCTAGAATTTTACAAGATGATGAAGAGTTAAATGCTCGTCTTGTGCTAGTAAAAGCAACTACCATTATTTTACAAGAAAGTTTACGTTTACTAGGCGTGAAAGCTCCAGAAAAAATGTAA
- the uvsE gene encoding UV DNA damage repair endonuclease UvsE, translating to MSIGYACLAVGVSHTKISTTIQKNATEDRLKELIAYNLHSLENMIDFNIENDIYLYRISSGLIPFGSSPVNQLDWSSLFKKDFERIGQKIRTHKMRVSFHPGQYTVLNSPTAYVVKRAIKDLDYHVKVLEALGMDSSHKIILHVGGVYGDKELAIQRFIDTYETLEQRIKDHLIIENDDRLYTIEDVLKIADHCSIPVVYDNLHHAINSSSQEGTDAYWIQQVARTWKEKDGRQKIHYSQQASEKRTGAHTATIHLAPFLEFYQQVSGSEIDIMLEVKDKNLSAVKCILATEENSSIRKLEQEWARYKYAVLEKSPVLYQKVRELLKDKNPKIALPFYQMIEEIYYLPENIGYSENAALHVWGYFKDIATENEGQVFHKKLEKFREGTLSLAAMKRYLWKLAEKYQVSYILRSLYFSF from the coding sequence ATGAGTATTGGATATGCATGTTTAGCTGTAGGGGTTTCTCATACTAAAATAAGTACGACCATCCAAAAAAATGCAACAGAAGACCGTTTAAAAGAACTGATTGCTTATAACCTTCATTCTTTAGAAAATATGATTGACTTTAATATTGAAAATGATATTTACTTGTATCGAATTAGTTCGGGGTTAATTCCTTTTGGTTCTAGTCCCGTAAACCAATTGGATTGGTCCTCTCTTTTTAAAAAAGATTTTGAAAGAATCGGTCAAAAAATTCGTACACATAAAATGCGTGTGTCCTTTCATCCGGGACAATATACTGTTTTAAATTCACCTACTGCATATGTAGTGAAACGAGCTATTAAAGATTTGGATTATCATGTCAAAGTATTGGAAGCTTTGGGAATGGATTCTTCTCATAAAATTATTCTTCATGTGGGAGGAGTATACGGAGATAAAGAGTTGGCTATTCAAAGATTTATTGATACCTATGAAACCTTGGAACAAAGAATCAAGGACCATCTGATTATTGAAAATGATGATCGCTTATATACCATTGAAGATGTTTTAAAAATTGCTGACCACTGTTCGATTCCAGTCGTTTATGATAACTTACACCATGCAATAAATTCATCTAGCCAAGAAGGAACAGATGCGTATTGGATTCAACAAGTAGCACGTACTTGGAAAGAAAAAGATGGACGACAAAAAATTCATTATTCACAACAAGCTTCCGAAAAAAGAACAGGTGCTCATACTGCAACTATTCATCTTGCACCGTTTTTAGAGTTCTATCAACAAGTTTCGGGTTCAGAAATAGATATTATGTTAGAGGTAAAGGATAAAAACCTTTCAGCCGTGAAATGTATTCTTGCTACCGAAGAGAATAGTAGTATTCGGAAACTAGAACAAGAATGGGCACGTTATAAATATGCCGTGTTAGAAAAGTCACCTGTGCTGTATCAAAAAGTACGAGAATTATTAAAAGACAAAAATCCCAAAATAGCTCTACCTTTTTATCAAATGATTGAAGAAATCTATTATTTGCCAGAAAATATAGGGTATTCTGAGAATGCTGCCTTGCATGTATGGGGGTATTTTAAAGATATCGCTACTGAAAACGAAGGACAAGTATTCCATAAAAAATTAGAAAAATTTCGAGAAGGTACCTTGTCGCTTGCTGCAATGAAACGATATCTATGGAAATTAGCTGAAAAATATCAAGTGAGTTACATTCTTCGTTCTCTTTATTTTTCATTTTAA
- a CDS encoding alpha/beta hydrolase translates to MSKKKKSSFKEEPLKEKNKYSKTSKIFLAIGFMLFLLFGIVLGYLSDYYKASDEALAALQTTQTVEVSGEDPIIFRPEKQPEDEIGIIFYPGGKVDEKAYAPIMKQLAKEGYTVFVASVPFHLAVFDSNAAEGIIEDHPEIKEWYLAGHSLGGAMAAAYTNKTTQQIEGLILLAAYSANDLSSQELPVIIIYGSHDEVLDVEKLKENQKNLPLGAKEYVLEGGNHALFGNYGFQEGDGEATISASEQQEETVELIHSFIHENNK, encoded by the coding sequence ATGTCAAAGAAAAAGAAGTCGTCATTTAAAGAAGAACCGTTGAAAGAAAAAAATAAGTATTCAAAAACAAGTAAAATATTCCTAGCAATTGGATTTATGCTATTCCTATTATTTGGTATTGTATTAGGTTATCTTAGTGATTATTATAAAGCATCTGACGAAGCATTAGCGGCATTGCAAACTACTCAAACGGTTGAAGTGTCAGGAGAAGATCCAATTATATTTAGACCTGAAAAACAACCAGAAGATGAAATTGGAATTATTTTTTATCCAGGTGGAAAAGTGGATGAAAAAGCTTACGCTCCTATCATGAAACAGTTAGCTAAAGAAGGGTATACAGTTTTTGTAGCCTCTGTTCCTTTCCATTTAGCAGTTTTTGATAGTAATGCTGCAGAAGGCATTATCGAAGATCATCCCGAAATAAAAGAATGGTATCTAGCAGGACATTCATTAGGTGGAGCAATGGCTGCAGCATACACAAATAAAACAACTCAACAAATCGAAGGGTTAATTTTATTAGCTGCCTATTCAGCAAATGACCTTTCTAGTCAAGAGCTTCCTGTGATCATTATTTATGGAAGTCATGATGAAGTTCTAGATGTAGAGAAGTTAAAAGAAAACCAAAAGAACCTTCCTCTAGGAGCTAAGGAATATGTGTTAGAAGGTGGTAATCACGCCTTGTTTGGAAATTATGGATTTCAAGAAGGTGATGGAGAAGCAACGATCTCTGCTTCTGAACAACAAGAAGAAACAGTGGAGCTAATCCATAGCTTTATCCATGAGAATAATAAGTAA
- a CDS encoding barstar family protein, whose translation MQRLILDGEKCTTKETTHHILKEGLGLPDYYGANLDALWDVLTSDFSERMIVIRHPESILKNLGGYGVSLLRLFEESKQENSHIHIVYSYHF comes from the coding sequence ATGCAACGATTGATACTAGATGGAGAAAAATGTACGACGAAAGAAACAACTCATCATATTTTAAAAGAAGGTTTGGGGCTTCCAGATTATTATGGTGCGAATTTAGATGCCTTATGGGATGTTTTGACCAGTGATTTTTCTGAACGGATGATTGTCATTCGTCACCCAGAGTCAATTCTTAAAAATTTAGGTGGCTATGGAGTTTCTTTGCTCCGATTATTTGAAGAGTCAAAGCAAGAAAACAGTCACATTCATATTGTATATTCCTATCATTTTTAA
- a CDS encoding ribonuclease domain-containing protein codes for MEKIKPFFKGILPFILVLIMGMLVGCEYVDRELFIEESPNSQNTIQQGVQEEERYSSREEVAEYLCRYDELPFNYLTKREAGELGWDNSQGNLWDVTDKMSIGGDRFGNREGLLPTEKGRVYYEADINYQGGYRNAERIVFSNDGLIFYTDDHYDSFEQLYAKEDAACND; via the coding sequence ATGGAAAAAATTAAACCATTTTTCAAGGGCATTTTACCATTTATTCTTGTGTTAATCATGGGGATGTTAGTGGGCTGTGAATATGTAGATAGGGAGCTATTTATAGAAGAATCCCCCAATTCCCAAAATACAATCCAACAAGGAGTCCAAGAGGAAGAACGGTATTCTTCTAGAGAAGAAGTAGCGGAGTACCTTTGTCGCTATGATGAATTACCTTTCAATTACCTTACCAAAAGGGAAGCGGGAGAACTTGGTTGGGATAACTCACAAGGAAATCTATGGGATGTAACCGATAAGATGTCCATTGGTGGAGACCGATTTGGAAATCGAGAAGGTCTACTTCCAACGGAAAAAGGTCGAGTGTACTATGAAGCGGATATCAACTATCAAGGTGGCTACCGCAATGCAGAGCGAATTGTTTTTTCAAATGATGGATTGATTTTCTATACGGATGATCATTATGATTCCTTTGAACAGCTTTATGCAAAGGAGGACGCTGCATGCAACGATTGA
- a CDS encoding DUF2812 domain-containing protein: protein MNNNEIITKNKVFFNYEKEEEWINEMAQQGYDLTDFSIGKYTFKQGIPGEYLYRYQYVADKTEEEIQKQKDLQKKAGIEIVINNSNWIVIRKKSSQGPFETVADYESKIRHYQSIMRFLNVLALGSIVLGISNIVNTSPLSQIIGITCFSIAALLFVVIGGYSSQVRKVTKENKNNL from the coding sequence ATGAACAATAACGAGATCATCACTAAAAATAAAGTCTTCTTCAATTATGAAAAAGAAGAAGAATGGATTAATGAAATGGCACAACAAGGATATGATTTAACTGATTTTTCAATTGGGAAATATACCTTTAAACAAGGCATACCAGGTGAATATTTGTATCGCTATCAATATGTAGCGGACAAAACAGAAGAAGAAATCCAAAAACAAAAAGATTTACAAAAAAAGGCTGGAATCGAAATCGTCATCAACAACTCCAACTGGATCGTTATTCGAAAGAAAAGTTCTCAGGGACCTTTTGAAACCGTTGCTGATTATGAATCAAAAATTCGTCATTACCAATCCATTATGCGTTTTTTAAATGTACTCGCACTGGGTAGTATTGTGCTTGGTATTTCAAATATAGTGAACACTTCTCCGTTAAGTCAAATAATCGGAATCACATGTTTTTCTATTGCTGCTCTTTTGTTTGTCGTTATTGGAGGCTACTCTTCCCAAGTTCGTAAAGTAACAAAAGAAAATAAAAATAATCTATGA